From a region of the Zingiber officinale cultivar Zhangliang chromosome 4B, Zo_v1.1, whole genome shotgun sequence genome:
- the LOC121974859 gene encoding deoxyribodipyrimidine photo-lyase-like — MAPAVVAPSSAPAAAVHPARVRFLRPGSPSSSPSGPVVYWMFRDQRAADNWALLHAADLASRSAVPLCVAFCLSRRFLGAHARQLGFMLRALRPLSRRLAALGLPFFLLRGDAPDVLPDLFRRLGASTLVADFSPLRPVRDWKDALCERLPAEVAFHEVDAHNVVPIWVASDKLEYSAKTIRSKIHRLLPEFLVEFPKLPVPAVPWAGEAPPEIEWDELINEVIEETGEVPEINWCEPGEEAATEMLMGSKDGFLTKRLKSYDSDRNDPVKPRALSGLSPYLHFGHISAQRCALEARKLRNSCPKSVDAFLEELIVRRELADNFCYYQPHYDSLQGAWEWARKSLMGHAKDKREHVYSREQLEKAQTADPLWNASQLEMVHCGKMHGYMRMYWAKKILEWTNRPEEALSIAIYLNDKYELDGRDPNGYVGCMWSICGVHDQGWKERPVFGKIRYMNYAGCKRKFNVEGYIAYVNKLVSGTKKRKSDSLTSLVTKHLKS, encoded by the exons ATGGCACCCGCAGTCGTCGCACCCAGCTCCGCACCGGCCGCCGCGGTCCACCCGGCCCGCGTCCGTTTCCTCAGGCCCGGCTCCCCGTCCTCCTCCCCTTCCGGCCCCGTCGTCTACTGGATGTTTCGCGACCAGCGAGCCGCCGACAACTGGGCCCTCCTCCACGCCGCTGATCTCGCCTCGCGCTCCGCCGTCCCCCTCTGCGTCGCCTTCTGCCTCTCCCGCCGTTTTCTCGGCGCCCACGCCCGCCAGCTCGGCTTCATGCTCCGCGCTCTCCGCCCTCTGTCTCGCCGCCTCGCAGCCCTAGGACtccccttcttcctcctccgCGGTGACGCCCCCGATGTCCTCCCTGATCTCTTCCGCCGCCTCGGAGCCTCCACCCTCGTCGCCGATTTCTCACCCCTGCGCCCCGTCCGCGATTGGAAGGACGCTCTCTGCGAGCGCCTCCCAGCTGAAGTTGCCTTCCACGAGGTCGATGCCCACAACGTGGTCCCTATCTGGGTCGCCTCCGACAAGCTCGAATACAGCGCCAAGACGATACGCTCCAAGATCCATCGTCTCCTCCCGGAGTTTCTCGTCGAGTTCCCCAAGCTTCCGGTCCCCGCCGTGCCGTGGGCAGGGGAGGCACCGCCTGAAATCGAATGGGATGAACTGATCAACGAAGTCATTGA GGAAACAGGGGAAGTGCCGGAGATCAACTGGTGTGAGCCGGGGGAGGAAGCTGCGACAGAGATGCTGATGGGAAGCAAAGACGGCTTCTTGACAAAGAGGTTGAAGAGTTACGACAGCGATCGTAATGATCCAGTGAAGCCGAGGGCGTTGTCGGGGCTCTCGCCTTACCTGCACTTTGGCCATATCTCGGCTCAGCGGTGTGCTCTTGAAGCTCGGAAGCTTCGGAATTCCTGTCCCAAG TCGGTGGATGCATTCTTGGAGGAATTGATTGTGAGAAGGGAGTTGGCTGATAATTTTTGTTATTACCAACCTCATTATGATTCGTTGCAAGGTGCATGGGAGTGGGCTCGCAAGTCCTTGATGGGCCATGCTAAAGATAAACGAGAGCATGTTTATTC GAGAGAACAGCTAGAGAAAGCACAAACTGCTGATCCT CTATGGAATGCCTCGCAACTTGAGATGGTTCATTGTGGTAAGATGCATGGATACATGAG GATGTACTGGGCCAAGAAAATCCTCGAATGGACAAACAGACCAGAGGAAGCATTGTCAATAGCAATATACTTAAATGACAAG TATGAGTTGGACGGGAGAGATCCAAATGGCTATGTCGGTTGCATGTGGTCTATATGTGGCGTCCATGATCAG GGCTGGAAAGAGAGGCCGGTCTTTGGAAAGATTCGCTACATGAATTATGCAGGTTGCAAAAGAAAATTTAACGTTGAAGGATACATAGCCTATGTGAATAAGCTGGTCAGTGGAACTAAGAAGAGGAAATCGGATAGTTTAACAAGTCTTGTaacaaaacatttgaaatcataG